Proteins encoded in a region of the Nocardia asteroides genome:
- a CDS encoding tRNA adenosine deaminase-associated protein: MAAQRSGTNRAASDDYDDVEGFAVAVVREEGKWRCSPLSRDALTDLSAAENELKALRSSGAVFGLLDIDDEFFIVLRPAPSGTRMLVSDATAAIDYDIAADVLEALNVEIPDIDPDELDDVEPWEEGDLGVLADLGLPEPVLSVILAETELYPDEQLGMIAQRLGFADELAAVLDKLPR; encoded by the coding sequence ATGGCAGCACAGCGCTCGGGCACGAACAGGGCGGCGTCGGACGATTACGACGACGTGGAAGGGTTCGCAGTGGCGGTTGTCCGCGAAGAAGGCAAATGGCGGTGCAGTCCGCTGAGCCGGGACGCACTCACCGATTTGTCCGCCGCGGAAAACGAACTGAAGGCTTTGCGCAGCTCCGGAGCGGTGTTCGGCTTACTCGACATCGACGACGAGTTCTTCATCGTGCTGAGACCCGCGCCGAGTGGGACCCGGATGCTGGTGTCGGACGCCACGGCCGCGATCGACTACGACATCGCCGCGGACGTGCTCGAGGCGCTCAACGTGGAAATCCCCGATATCGACCCGGACGAACTGGACGACGTCGAGCCGTGGGAGGAGGGCGACCTCGGTGTGCTGGCCGATCTCGGCCTGCCCGAACCGGTACTGAGCGTCATCCTCGCCGAGACCGAGCTCTATCCGGACGAGCAGCTCGGCATGATCGCCCAGCGTCTCGGCTTCGCCGACGAACTCGCCGCGGTGCTGGACAAACTGCCGCGCTGA
- a CDS encoding nucleoside deaminase codes for MVRAAIDAAAAAGDRDVPVGAVVFDSTGRELARAANAREALGDPTAHAEILALRRAAAVHGDGWRLEGATLAVTLEPCTMCAGALVLARVGRLVFGAWEPKTGAVGSLWDVVRDRRLNHRPQVRGGVLEDECAALLDAFFRTQR; via the coding sequence ATGGTGCGCGCCGCGATCGACGCCGCGGCGGCCGCCGGGGATCGTGACGTGCCGGTCGGCGCCGTCGTGTTCGACTCCACCGGAAGGGAACTCGCGCGCGCCGCGAACGCGCGAGAAGCGCTCGGCGATCCGACGGCGCACGCGGAGATCTTGGCGTTGCGACGTGCCGCCGCGGTACACGGCGACGGATGGCGGCTGGAGGGCGCGACCCTCGCCGTCACGCTGGAGCCGTGCACCATGTGCGCGGGCGCGCTGGTGCTCGCGCGGGTCGGCCGTCTGGTCTTCGGTGCGTGGGAGCCGAAAACCGGCGCCGTCGGGTCGCTGTGGGACGTGGTGCGTGACCGTCGTCTCAACCATCGGCCCCAGGTGCGCGGCGGCGTGCTGGAGGACGAATGCGCGGCGCTGCTCGACGCGTTCTTCCGCACCCAGCGCTGA
- a CDS encoding site-specific integrase, whose product MATIEPYETQSGKRYMVRYRAPSGKQTKRRGFRRKVDAERFANTVEVSKLEGNYVAPSLGRVTFDELAPDWLKEKKASVAPSNFRTLDAAWRNHVQPHWGHVRIGDVTQDSVREWVIDMRLAAQERAAEKGKPDINAGATVIIRAFGVLAGMLDMAVDTKRLLPKNHARGKQVSKVLPTKTKKRHVYLNADDVQRLANEAGRHRLLVLMLAYCGPRWGELIALRVRDIDVPRRRITVENNAVQLGVDHAEGQTKGKEIRSVPVPRFILSELAVRVAGRDGDALVFPHPDDATKFLPRPKTEGGWFTGAVKRAQVQPITPHDLRHTCASLAVSAGANVLALARLLGHKDAKETLNTYADLFDDDLDKLADAIDQAYGPGECAQNVPTAEETAATAA is encoded by the coding sequence ATGGCGACGATTGAGCCGTACGAAACGCAGTCCGGGAAGCGGTACATGGTGCGCTACCGCGCTCCGAGTGGCAAGCAGACGAAGCGCCGCGGTTTTCGGCGCAAGGTCGACGCCGAGAGGTTCGCGAACACGGTCGAGGTATCGAAACTGGAAGGCAACTACGTCGCGCCGAGCCTGGGCAGGGTCACGTTCGACGAGCTGGCGCCGGACTGGCTGAAAGAGAAGAAGGCGAGCGTGGCGCCCTCCAATTTCCGGACGCTCGACGCGGCCTGGCGCAACCATGTACAGCCACATTGGGGACACGTTCGAATCGGTGATGTCACGCAAGATTCGGTGCGTGAGTGGGTGATTGATATGCGCCTGGCCGCACAGGAACGCGCCGCAGAGAAGGGGAAGCCGGACATCAACGCAGGGGCGACCGTGATCATTCGGGCGTTCGGTGTTCTCGCGGGAATGCTGGATATGGCCGTGGATACGAAGCGGCTGCTTCCCAAGAATCACGCTAGGGGCAAGCAGGTCTCGAAGGTGCTGCCGACGAAGACCAAGAAGCGGCACGTGTACCTCAATGCCGATGACGTGCAGCGGCTTGCGAATGAGGCAGGACGACATCGGCTCCTGGTGTTGATGCTCGCCTACTGCGGGCCACGGTGGGGCGAACTGATCGCGCTGCGCGTCCGCGACATCGACGTCCCGCGCAGGCGCATAACTGTGGAGAACAACGCGGTGCAGCTCGGCGTCGACCACGCGGAGGGCCAGACGAAGGGCAAGGAGATTCGAAGCGTCCCGGTCCCCCGGTTCATCCTCTCCGAACTCGCAGTGCGCGTCGCCGGGCGCGATGGTGACGCGCTGGTCTTCCCGCATCCCGACGACGCGACCAAGTTCCTGCCGCGACCGAAGACGGAGGGCGGATGGTTCACCGGTGCGGTGAAGCGCGCGCAGGTGCAGCCGATCACCCCGCACGATCTACGGCATACCTGCGCGTCGCTGGCTGTGTCGGCCGGGGCAAACGTGCTGGCGCTTGCCCGGCTGCTCGGTCACAAGGACGCCAAAGAGACCTTGAACACCTACGCGGACTTGTTCGACGACGACCTCGACAAGCTTGCCGATGCCATTGACCAGGCGTACGGACCGGGCGAGTGTGCCCAAAATGTGCCCACGGCCGAGGAAACTGCCGCTACTGCGGCATGA
- a CDS encoding prephenate dehydrogenase — protein MTSAKKAPVCVLGTGLIGGSLLRAAVAAGYDGWGYNRSATGAQAARADGFDVTEDLPAALRRAAETDALIVVAVPMPAVDHMLSAIATYAPDCALTDVVSVKAPVAAAVRARGLADRYVGGHPMAGTSESGWAATDPALFRDAVWAVGVDEGTKVDPWTRVVRLALDCGSVVVPVVAAEHDRAVARISHLPHVLAEALALAGAAGGDLALGLAAGSFRDGTRVAGTAPDLVRAICEPNSAALLEVLDETLTVLGDARDSLREEQSLADLVEAGHDARRRYDSARRRPITDIRPGERDWLEDLRAAGERGGVITQLS, from the coding sequence GTGACTTCGGCGAAGAAAGCACCCGTATGCGTCCTCGGGACCGGTTTGATCGGTGGGTCGCTGTTGCGCGCGGCCGTCGCCGCGGGTTACGACGGCTGGGGATACAACCGCTCAGCGACGGGGGCGCAGGCCGCGCGCGCCGACGGGTTCGATGTCACCGAGGACTTGCCCGCCGCGCTGCGCCGCGCCGCGGAGACCGACGCGCTGATCGTCGTCGCGGTGCCGATGCCCGCGGTGGACCACATGCTCTCCGCGATCGCGACCTACGCGCCGGACTGCGCGCTCACCGATGTGGTGAGCGTCAAGGCGCCGGTCGCGGCCGCCGTGCGCGCCCGCGGTCTCGCCGACCGGTACGTCGGCGGTCACCCCATGGCGGGCACCTCCGAATCGGGGTGGGCCGCCACCGATCCCGCGTTGTTCCGCGATGCCGTGTGGGCCGTCGGCGTGGACGAGGGCACGAAGGTCGACCCGTGGACCCGCGTGGTGCGCCTGGCGCTGGATTGTGGCTCGGTGGTCGTACCGGTGGTGGCCGCGGAGCACGACCGCGCCGTCGCGCGCATCTCCCATCTGCCGCATGTGCTGGCGGAGGCACTGGCGCTGGCGGGCGCCGCGGGGGGTGATCTCGCGCTGGGACTCGCGGCCGGGTCGTTCCGGGACGGCACCCGGGTCGCAGGTACCGCCCCCGATCTGGTTCGCGCCATCTGCGAACCGAATTCGGCCGCGTTGCTGGAAGTGCTGGACGAAACCCTCACGGTCCTCGGCGACGCGCGCGACAGCCTGCGCGAGGAACAGTCCCTCGCGGATCTGGTCGAGGCCGGGCACGACGCGCGACGACGCTACGACTCCGCGCGACGACGGCCGATCACGGACATCCGACCGGGCGAGCGGGATTGGCTGGAAGACCTGCGGGCGGCAGGCGAGCGCGGTGGCGTCATCACTCAACTGAGTTGA